A single genomic interval of Struthio camelus isolate bStrCam1 chromosome 9, bStrCam1.hap1, whole genome shotgun sequence harbors:
- the LOC104148875 gene encoding uncharacterized protein isoform X1, translating into MERGVKRTGPALPAARSSAHLRHPVLLHLLHLLQLAGGAPLGPALYPMPPGVLQALSSRGTLVLEAALRSALLALEGALAEHQRQRGACGLCAPCLFPPCANITHRCPPPAVPPTVPPSCQALLDAQALPELPQRNWALSQACAPYQRLCPPNGAQPAACAPLSAGHCRRRLQECRLVAAAPGPDAPAEAVTPGSCGRRAGPRANATAPRGRIMGGSVAARGAWPWLVSVRLHGELMCGGVLVGHAWVLTAAHCFAGNRNELAWTVVVGDHELSKPDTGERAVPVRRILPHPKFNPKTFHGDLALLELAAPLAPSPAASPVCLPSGPAEPGPGTACYIAGWGSLYEEGPSAEVVMEARVPLLSQEMCSGALGKDLLTSAMFCAGYLSGGIDSCQGDSGGPLACQDPSSHRFILYGITSWGDGCGERGKPGVYTRVAAFADWLSLQMDPSHASREPSCFDLLALAQLPPERQPAERARLCAFYASACRASLSQAACASLAEETCHARRRRCELHAYAQTLVDLLRRAGDFFRNQLDFSFLTRTLPQLVGKIYRHLFPARVRRDAPGPDVAGGQPSPMAEGTPGPQSLPTRRGPGRPPTFAGLFSTVGPRLQDWVEVLRAMAGGSPLAPNLDREQLPGETWLFLQQGEEAVEELVGQGRAFLTQLQAELGLSTPLEATEPRQAPGDPAGTPVLNLEPQEAGSTAGGHLREKRDLVPTLPGVEEEEAGEGQGCPGLNESAVRVSAVRELYAWVLQVPEPDLAMTFQEILVDLGSKNAKGLYRAQPDIRPPTAGGEVAGGPAPRGEGGHCGRHMDSLPAQLALLGALALAGGLCVNQEERLIHHLFEEKGYDKEVRPVVSIDQTVDVYLALTLSNLVSLKEADETLTTNLWIEHGWTDYRLQWNESEFGGIKVLRLPPDMLWLPEIVLENNNDGLFQIAYYCNVLIYSTGYVYWLPPAIFRSACPINVNFFPFDWQNCTLKFSSLAYNAREISMHLKEESDMKTGKYYRVEWIIIDPEGFTENGEWEIIHRAARKNIHPNNPPESSEHQDITFYLIIKRKPLFYIINIVTPCVLIAFMVILVFYLPADSGEKMTLVISVLLAQSVFLLLISQRLPATSHAVPLIGKFLLFIMLLVTVVVVICVMVLNFHFRTPSTHIMSDWVKEVFLETLPRLLHMSQPAESPAGAPRIRRCSSAGYIAKAEEYFSVKSRSELMFEKQSERHGLASRVTPACLAPPGMDAGHDQVYEQLKPAIDGANFIVQHIREKNSYNEEKDNWYRVARTVDRLCLFLITPMLVVGTLWIFLMGIYNHPPPLPFAGDPYDYREENKRYI; encoded by the exons ATGGAGCGAGGAGTGAAGAGGACGGGGCCGGctctccccgccgcccgctccaGTGCCCACCTGCGGCACCCTGtgctcctgcacctcctgcacctcctgcagctGGCGGGGGGGGCACCCCTGGGCCCGGCGCTGTACCCCATGCCGCCCGGCGTCCTGCAAG CGCTGTCAAGCCGGGGGAcgctggtgctggaggcagcgcTGAGGAGTGCCCTGTTGGCTCTGGAGGGGGCCCTGGCCGAGCACCAGCGGCAGCGGGGTGCCTGTGGGCTCTGTGCCCCCTGCCTCTTCCCGCCCTGTGCCAACATCACTCACCGCTGCCCAC CGCCGGCTGTGCCTCCCACCGTGCCCCCCAGCTGCCAGGCCCTGCTCGATGCCCAGGCGCTGCCCGAGCTGCCCCAGCGCAACTGGGCGCTGAGCCAAGCATGTGCCCCCTACCAGCGCCTGTGCCCACCCAACGGGGCCCAGCCAGCTGCCTGCGCCCCACTCAGcgccgggcactgccgccgccgcctccaggaGTGCC GGCTGGTGGCCGCGGCCCCAGGCCCCGACGCGCCGGCAGAGGCGGTGACGCCAG GGAGCTGCGGGCGCAGAGCGGGCCCCCGCGCCAACGCCACGGCCCCCCGAGGACGCATCATGGGCGGCAGcgtggcggcgcggggggcaTGGCCCTGGCTGGTGTCGGTGCGGCTGCACGGGGAGCTGATGTGCggaggggtgctggtggggcaCGCCTGGGTCCTCACCGCCGCCCACTGCTTCGCCGG gAACCGGAACGAGCTGGCGTGGACAGTGGTGGTGGGCGACCACGAGCTGAGCAAGCCCGACACGGGCGAGCGGGCCGTGCCCGTCCGCCGCATCCTGCCTCACCCCAAG TTCAACCCCAAGACGTTTCACGGGGACCTGGCGCTGCTGGAGCTGGCGGCGCCCCTGGCGCCATCACCCGCTGCCAGCCCCGTGTGCCTGCCCagcggccccgccgagcccggccccggcaccgccTGCTACATCGCCGGCTGGGGCTCCCTCTATGAAG AGGGGCCGTCGGCCGAGGTGGTGATGGAGGCGCGggtgcccctgctcagccaggagATGTGCAGCGGCGCCCTGGGCAAGGACCTGCTCACCAGCGCCATGTTCTGCGCCGGCTACTTGTCCGGCGGCATCGACTCCTGCCAG GGCGACTCGGGGGGCCCGCTGGCCTGCCAGGACCCCTCCTCGCACCGCTTCATCCTCTACGGCATCACCTCGTGGGGCGACGGGTGCGGCGAGCGGGGCAAGCCGGGCGTCTACACCCGCGTCGCCGCTTTTGCCGACTGGCTCAGCCTCCAGATGGACC CCTCCCACGCCAGCCGGGAACCCAGCTGCTTCGACCTGCTGGcgctggcccagctgccccccgaGCGGCAGCCGGCCGAGCGCGCCCGGCTCTGCGCCTTCTACGCCAGCGCCTGCCGGGCGTCCCTGAGCCAGGCCGCCTGCGCCAGCCTTGCCGAGGAGACATGCCACGCCAGGAGGCGGCGATGCG AGCTGCACGCCTACGCCCAGACTTTGGTGGATCTCCTGCGCCGGGCCGGGGACTTCTTCCGAAACCAGCTCGACTTCTCCTTCCTCACCCGCACCCTGCCCCAGCTCGTGGGCAAGATCTACAGGCACCTCTTCCCTGCCCGCGTCCGCAGGGACGCCCCAG GCCCAGATGTGGCAGGgggccagcccagccccatggcagaGGGCACCCCAGGACCCCAGAGCCTCCCCACCAG GCGGGGGCCTGGGCGGCCGCCCACCTTCGCTGGGCTCTTCAGCACTGTGGGACCCCGTCTGCAGGACTGGGTGGAGGTGCTGAGGGCCATGGCGGGGGGCAGCCCCCTGGCACCCAACTTGGacagggagcagctccccggggAGACGTGGCTCTTCCTGCAG CAGGGCGAGGAGGCGGTGGAGGAGCTGGTGGGCCAGggcagagccttcctcacccagcTGCAGGCAGAGTTGGGCCTCAGCACCCCCCTTGAAGCCACGGAGCCGCGACAAGCACCTGGAGACCCagcagggaccccagtgctgaaCCTTGAGCCCCAGGAGGCAG GGTCCACAGCGGGTGGTCACCTGAGGGAGAAACGCGACCTGGTACCCACATTGCccggggtggaggaggaggaggcaggcgaGGGCCAAG GCTGCCCCGGCCTCAACGAGTCGGCGGTGCGGGTCAGCGCGGTGCGAGAGCTGTACgcctgggtgctgcaggtgcCCGAGCCAGACCTGGCCATGACCTTCCAGGAG ATCCTGGTGGACTTGGGCTCCAAAAATGCCAAGGGGCTGTACCGGGCGCAG CCGGACATCCGTCCCCCAACAGCAGGCGGGGAGGTGGCAGGGGGCCCAGCACCACGCGGGGAAGGAGGGCACTGTGGGCGCCACATGGATAGCCTCCCGGCACAGCTGGCCCTGCTCGGGGCGCTGGCACTGGCGG GCGGGCTCTGCGTGAACCAGGAGGAACGGCTCATCCACCACCTCTTCGAGGAGAAGGGCTATGACAAGGAGGTGCGCCCCGTCGTCTCCATTGACCAGACTGTGGATGTCTACCTGGCCCTCACCCTCTCCAACCTGGTCTCGCTG AAAGAGGCAGACGAGACGCTCACCACCAACCTGTGGATCGAACAT GGCTGGACCGATTACCGCCTGCAGTGGAATGAGTCTGAGTTCGGGGGCATCAAGGTGCTCCGCCTGCCGCCAGATATGCTGTGGCTGCCAGAGATCGTCCTGGAGAACAA CAATGACGGGCTCTTCCAGATTGCCTACTACTGCAACGTGCTCATCTACAGCACAGGCTACGTCTACTGGCTGCCACCTGCCATCTTCCGCAGCGCCTGCCCCATCAACGTCAACTTCTTCCCCTTCGACTGGCAGAATTGTACCCTCAAATTCAG CTCGCTGGCGTACAACGCTCGGGAGATCAGCATGCACTTGAAGGAGGAGAGCGATATGAAGACGGGCAAGTATTACCGGGTGGAGTGGATCATTATTGACCCTGAAGGCTTCACAG AAAATGGGGAATGGGAAATCATCCACCGCGCAGCTCGCAAGAACATCCACCCCAACAACCCGCCTGAGAGCAGCGAGCACCAGGACATCACCTTCTACCTCATCATCAAACGCAAGCCACTCTTCTATATCATCAACATCGTCACGCCCTGTGTCCTCATCGCCTTCATGGTCATCCTCGTCTTCTACCTGCCTGCTGACA GTGGCGAGAAGATGACACTAGTGATCTCCGTGCTCCTGGCCCAGTCTGTCTTCCTCCTGCTCATCTCCCAGCGCCTGCCTGCCACCTCCCATGCCGTTCCCCTTATCGGCAA gTTCCTGCTTTTCATCATGCTGCTGGTGACAGTTGTGGTGGTGATCTGCGTCATGGTCCTGAACTTCCATTTCcgcacccccagcacccatatCATGTCTGACTGGGTCAAAGAG GTCTTCCTGGAGACCCTGCCCCGTCTGCTGCACATGTCGCAGCCGGCTGAGAGCCCAGCGGGTGCCCCACGCATCCGGCGCTGCAGCTCGGCCGGCTACATCGCCAAAGCAGAGGAGTACTTCAGCGTCAAGTCTCGCAGTGAGCTCATGTTCGAGAAGCAGTCGGAGCGGCACGGGCTGGCCAGCCGTGTCACCCCAGCCT GCTTGGCACCACCTGGTATGGACGCTGGCCATGACCAGGTCTACGAGCAG
- the LOC104148875 gene encoding uncharacterized protein isoform X3 yields MERGVKRTGPALPAARSSAHLRHPVLLHLLHLLQLAGGAPLGPALYPMPPGVLQALSSRGTLVLEAALRSALLALEGALAEHQRQRGACGLCAPCLFPPCANITHRCPPPAVPPTVPPSCQALLDAQALPELPQRNWALSQACAPYQRLCPPNGAQPAACAPLSAGHCRRRLQECRLVAAAPGPDAPAEAVTPGSCGRRAGPRANATAPRGRIMGGSVAARGAWPWLVSVRLHGELMCGGVLVGHAWVLTAAHCFAGNRNELAWTVVVGDHELSKPDTGERAVPVRRILPHPKFNPKTFHGDLALLELAAPLAPSPAASPVCLPSGPAEPGPGTACYIAGWGSLYEEGPSAEVVMEARVPLLSQEMCSGALGKDLLTSAMFCAGYLSGGIDSCQGDSGGPLACQDPSSHRFILYGITSWGDGCGERGKPGVYTRVAAFADWLSLQMDPSHASREPSCFDLLALAQLPPERQPAERARLCAFYASACRASLSQAACASLAEETCHARRRRCELHAYAQTLVDLLRRAGDFFRNQLDFSFLTRTLPQLVGKIYRHLFPARVRRDAPGPDVAGGQPSPMAEGTPGPQSLPTRRGPGRPPTFAGLFSTVGPRLQDWVEVLRAMAGGSPLAPNLDREQLPGETWLFLQQGEEAVEELVGQGRAFLTQLQAELGLSTPLEATEPRQAPGDPAGTPVLNLEPQEAGSTAGGHLREKRDLVPTLPGVEEEEAGEGQGCPGLNESAVRVSAVRELYAWVLQVPEPDLAMTFQEPDIRPPTAGGEVAGGPAPRGEGGHCGRHMDSLPAQLALLGALALAGGLCVNQEERLIHHLFEEKGYDKEVRPVVSIDQTVDVYLALTLSNLVSLKEADETLTTNLWIEHGWTDYRLQWNESEFGGIKVLRLPPDMLWLPEIVLENNNDGLFQIAYYCNVLIYSTGYVYWLPPAIFRSACPINVNFFPFDWQNCTLKFSSLAYNAREISMHLKEESDMKTGKYYRVEWIIIDPEGFTENGEWEIIHRAARKNIHPNNPPESSEHQDITFYLIIKRKPLFYIINIVTPCVLIAFMVILVFYLPADSGEKMTLVISVLLAQSVFLLLISQRLPATSHAVPLIGKFLLFIMLLVTVVVVICVMVLNFHFRTPSTHIMSDWVKEVFLETLPRLLHMSQPAESPAGAPRIRRCSSAGYIAKAEEYFSVKSRSELMFEKQSERHGLASRVTPACLAPPGMDAGHDQVYEQLKPAIDGANFIVQHIREKNSYNEEKDNWYRVARTVDRLCLFLITPMLVVGTLWIFLMGIYNHPPPLPFAGDPYDYREENKRYI; encoded by the exons ATGGAGCGAGGAGTGAAGAGGACGGGGCCGGctctccccgccgcccgctccaGTGCCCACCTGCGGCACCCTGtgctcctgcacctcctgcacctcctgcagctGGCGGGGGGGGCACCCCTGGGCCCGGCGCTGTACCCCATGCCGCCCGGCGTCCTGCAAG CGCTGTCAAGCCGGGGGAcgctggtgctggaggcagcgcTGAGGAGTGCCCTGTTGGCTCTGGAGGGGGCCCTGGCCGAGCACCAGCGGCAGCGGGGTGCCTGTGGGCTCTGTGCCCCCTGCCTCTTCCCGCCCTGTGCCAACATCACTCACCGCTGCCCAC CGCCGGCTGTGCCTCCCACCGTGCCCCCCAGCTGCCAGGCCCTGCTCGATGCCCAGGCGCTGCCCGAGCTGCCCCAGCGCAACTGGGCGCTGAGCCAAGCATGTGCCCCCTACCAGCGCCTGTGCCCACCCAACGGGGCCCAGCCAGCTGCCTGCGCCCCACTCAGcgccgggcactgccgccgccgcctccaggaGTGCC GGCTGGTGGCCGCGGCCCCAGGCCCCGACGCGCCGGCAGAGGCGGTGACGCCAG GGAGCTGCGGGCGCAGAGCGGGCCCCCGCGCCAACGCCACGGCCCCCCGAGGACGCATCATGGGCGGCAGcgtggcggcgcggggggcaTGGCCCTGGCTGGTGTCGGTGCGGCTGCACGGGGAGCTGATGTGCggaggggtgctggtggggcaCGCCTGGGTCCTCACCGCCGCCCACTGCTTCGCCGG gAACCGGAACGAGCTGGCGTGGACAGTGGTGGTGGGCGACCACGAGCTGAGCAAGCCCGACACGGGCGAGCGGGCCGTGCCCGTCCGCCGCATCCTGCCTCACCCCAAG TTCAACCCCAAGACGTTTCACGGGGACCTGGCGCTGCTGGAGCTGGCGGCGCCCCTGGCGCCATCACCCGCTGCCAGCCCCGTGTGCCTGCCCagcggccccgccgagcccggccccggcaccgccTGCTACATCGCCGGCTGGGGCTCCCTCTATGAAG AGGGGCCGTCGGCCGAGGTGGTGATGGAGGCGCGggtgcccctgctcagccaggagATGTGCAGCGGCGCCCTGGGCAAGGACCTGCTCACCAGCGCCATGTTCTGCGCCGGCTACTTGTCCGGCGGCATCGACTCCTGCCAG GGCGACTCGGGGGGCCCGCTGGCCTGCCAGGACCCCTCCTCGCACCGCTTCATCCTCTACGGCATCACCTCGTGGGGCGACGGGTGCGGCGAGCGGGGCAAGCCGGGCGTCTACACCCGCGTCGCCGCTTTTGCCGACTGGCTCAGCCTCCAGATGGACC CCTCCCACGCCAGCCGGGAACCCAGCTGCTTCGACCTGCTGGcgctggcccagctgccccccgaGCGGCAGCCGGCCGAGCGCGCCCGGCTCTGCGCCTTCTACGCCAGCGCCTGCCGGGCGTCCCTGAGCCAGGCCGCCTGCGCCAGCCTTGCCGAGGAGACATGCCACGCCAGGAGGCGGCGATGCG AGCTGCACGCCTACGCCCAGACTTTGGTGGATCTCCTGCGCCGGGCCGGGGACTTCTTCCGAAACCAGCTCGACTTCTCCTTCCTCACCCGCACCCTGCCCCAGCTCGTGGGCAAGATCTACAGGCACCTCTTCCCTGCCCGCGTCCGCAGGGACGCCCCAG GCCCAGATGTGGCAGGgggccagcccagccccatggcagaGGGCACCCCAGGACCCCAGAGCCTCCCCACCAG GCGGGGGCCTGGGCGGCCGCCCACCTTCGCTGGGCTCTTCAGCACTGTGGGACCCCGTCTGCAGGACTGGGTGGAGGTGCTGAGGGCCATGGCGGGGGGCAGCCCCCTGGCACCCAACTTGGacagggagcagctccccggggAGACGTGGCTCTTCCTGCAG CAGGGCGAGGAGGCGGTGGAGGAGCTGGTGGGCCAGggcagagccttcctcacccagcTGCAGGCAGAGTTGGGCCTCAGCACCCCCCTTGAAGCCACGGAGCCGCGACAAGCACCTGGAGACCCagcagggaccccagtgctgaaCCTTGAGCCCCAGGAGGCAG GGTCCACAGCGGGTGGTCACCTGAGGGAGAAACGCGACCTGGTACCCACATTGCccggggtggaggaggaggaggcaggcgaGGGCCAAG GCTGCCCCGGCCTCAACGAGTCGGCGGTGCGGGTCAGCGCGGTGCGAGAGCTGTACgcctgggtgctgcaggtgcCCGAGCCAGACCTGGCCATGACCTTCCAGGAG CCGGACATCCGTCCCCCAACAGCAGGCGGGGAGGTGGCAGGGGGCCCAGCACCACGCGGGGAAGGAGGGCACTGTGGGCGCCACATGGATAGCCTCCCGGCACAGCTGGCCCTGCTCGGGGCGCTGGCACTGGCGG GCGGGCTCTGCGTGAACCAGGAGGAACGGCTCATCCACCACCTCTTCGAGGAGAAGGGCTATGACAAGGAGGTGCGCCCCGTCGTCTCCATTGACCAGACTGTGGATGTCTACCTGGCCCTCACCCTCTCCAACCTGGTCTCGCTG AAAGAGGCAGACGAGACGCTCACCACCAACCTGTGGATCGAACAT GGCTGGACCGATTACCGCCTGCAGTGGAATGAGTCTGAGTTCGGGGGCATCAAGGTGCTCCGCCTGCCGCCAGATATGCTGTGGCTGCCAGAGATCGTCCTGGAGAACAA CAATGACGGGCTCTTCCAGATTGCCTACTACTGCAACGTGCTCATCTACAGCACAGGCTACGTCTACTGGCTGCCACCTGCCATCTTCCGCAGCGCCTGCCCCATCAACGTCAACTTCTTCCCCTTCGACTGGCAGAATTGTACCCTCAAATTCAG CTCGCTGGCGTACAACGCTCGGGAGATCAGCATGCACTTGAAGGAGGAGAGCGATATGAAGACGGGCAAGTATTACCGGGTGGAGTGGATCATTATTGACCCTGAAGGCTTCACAG AAAATGGGGAATGGGAAATCATCCACCGCGCAGCTCGCAAGAACATCCACCCCAACAACCCGCCTGAGAGCAGCGAGCACCAGGACATCACCTTCTACCTCATCATCAAACGCAAGCCACTCTTCTATATCATCAACATCGTCACGCCCTGTGTCCTCATCGCCTTCATGGTCATCCTCGTCTTCTACCTGCCTGCTGACA GTGGCGAGAAGATGACACTAGTGATCTCCGTGCTCCTGGCCCAGTCTGTCTTCCTCCTGCTCATCTCCCAGCGCCTGCCTGCCACCTCCCATGCCGTTCCCCTTATCGGCAA gTTCCTGCTTTTCATCATGCTGCTGGTGACAGTTGTGGTGGTGATCTGCGTCATGGTCCTGAACTTCCATTTCcgcacccccagcacccatatCATGTCTGACTGGGTCAAAGAG GTCTTCCTGGAGACCCTGCCCCGTCTGCTGCACATGTCGCAGCCGGCTGAGAGCCCAGCGGGTGCCCCACGCATCCGGCGCTGCAGCTCGGCCGGCTACATCGCCAAAGCAGAGGAGTACTTCAGCGTCAAGTCTCGCAGTGAGCTCATGTTCGAGAAGCAGTCGGAGCGGCACGGGCTGGCCAGCCGTGTCACCCCAGCCT GCTTGGCACCACCTGGTATGGACGCTGGCCATGACCAGGTCTACGAGCAG